The following are encoded together in the Vigna angularis cultivar LongXiaoDou No.4 chromosome 9, ASM1680809v1, whole genome shotgun sequence genome:
- the LOC108347712 gene encoding ATPase GET3A isoform X1 has product MGDQVEGTVQNILDQDTLKWVFVGGKGGVGKTTCSSIISILLATVRSSVLIISTDPAHNLSDAFQQRFTKIPTLVNGFSNLYAMEVDPTVDHEDMGGADGMDSLFSELAGAIPGIDEAMSFAEMLKYMVNERGVLLSQVFCLHNSKVKTNINLLVQTMDYSVIVFDTAPTGHTLRLLQFPTVLEKGLAKVMSLKNKFGGLFNQMTRMFGMGEDFGDDAILGRLEGMKDVIEQVNKQFKDPDMTTFVCVCIPEFLSLYETERLVQELAKFEIDTHNIIINQVIFDDEDVESKLLKARMKMQKKYQDQFYMLYDDFNITKLPLLPEEVTGVEALKAFSRHFTSPYQSLASGGDHVERLQRKLAALQRQIHETEEELERNRRGI; this is encoded by the exons ATGGGGGATCAAGTTGAGGGAACGGTTCAGAACATTCTGGATCAGGATACTCTGAAGTGGGTCTTCGTCGGTGGCAAAGGCGGCGTTGGTAAAACGACATGCAGTTCGATTATCTCCATTCTCCTTGCAACCGTTCGCTCTTCCGTCCTCATCATCTCCACCGACCCTGCTCATAATCTCAGTGACGCATTTCAGCAGCGTTTCACCAAAATCCCCACTCTCGTCAATGGCTTCTCCAACCTTTATGCCATG GAGGTGGATCCTACCGTTGATCATGAGGATATGGGTGGCGCTGATGGGATGGACAGTTTGTTCTCCGAACTAGCCGGCGCTATTCCCGGAATTGATGAGGCCATGAGCTTTGCTGAGATGTTGAA GTATATGGTTAATGAGAGGGGAGTACTCCTATCGCAGGTATTCTGCCTTCATAATTCTAAGGTCAAAACGAACATAAACTT ATTGGTCCAGACCATGGATTATTCTGTTATTGTATTTGATACTGCTCCCACTGGTCATACGCTCAGACTGTTGCAATTCCCAACGGTTTTAGAAAAGGGTCTTGCAAAAGTAATgtctttgaaaaataaattcgGTGGTTTGTTTAATCAG ATGACTCGTATGTTTGGCATGGGTGAGGATTTTGGAGATGATGCAATTCTTGGGAGGCTTGAAGGCATGAAGGATGTAATTGAACAAGTTAATAAGCAATTCAAAGATCCG GACATGACAACCTTCGTCTGTGTTTGTATTCCCGAATTCCTTTCTCTATATGAAACAGAAAGACTGGTTCAGGAACTTGCAAAGTTTGAAATTGACACCCACAATATCATCATTAATCAAGTAATCTTTGATGACGAAG ATGTTGAATCCAAGTTACTTAAGGCAAGAatgaaaatgcaaaagaaatatCAGGATCAGTTTTACATGTTGTATGATGACTTCAATATTACCAAGCTTCCATTGCTCCCAGAAGAG GTTACTGGGGTTGAAGCTCTGAAAGCGTTTTCTAGACATTTTACATCACCATATCAATCCTTAGCTAGTGGAGGAGACCATGTAGAACGGTTACAGCGCAAATTAGCAGCCCTACAACGACAGATACATGAGACTGAGGAAGAATTGGAGAGAAACAGAAGGGGCATCTAG
- the LOC108347712 gene encoding ATPase GET3A isoform X2, translated as MGDQVEGTVQNILDQDTLKWVFVGGKGGVGKTTCSSIISILLATVRSSVLIISTDPAHNLSDAFQQRFTKIPTLVNGFSNLYAMEVDPTVDHEDMGGADGMDSLFSELAGAIPGIDEAMSFAEMLKLVQTMDYSVIVFDTAPTGHTLRLLQFPTVLEKGLAKVMSLKNKFGGLFNQMTRMFGMGEDFGDDAILGRLEGMKDVIEQVNKQFKDPDMTTFVCVCIPEFLSLYETERLVQELAKFEIDTHNIIINQVIFDDEDVESKLLKARMKMQKKYQDQFYMLYDDFNITKLPLLPEEVTGVEALKAFSRHFTSPYQSLASGGDHVERLQRKLAALQRQIHETEEELERNRRGI; from the exons ATGGGGGATCAAGTTGAGGGAACGGTTCAGAACATTCTGGATCAGGATACTCTGAAGTGGGTCTTCGTCGGTGGCAAAGGCGGCGTTGGTAAAACGACATGCAGTTCGATTATCTCCATTCTCCTTGCAACCGTTCGCTCTTCCGTCCTCATCATCTCCACCGACCCTGCTCATAATCTCAGTGACGCATTTCAGCAGCGTTTCACCAAAATCCCCACTCTCGTCAATGGCTTCTCCAACCTTTATGCCATG GAGGTGGATCCTACCGTTGATCATGAGGATATGGGTGGCGCTGATGGGATGGACAGTTTGTTCTCCGAACTAGCCGGCGCTATTCCCGGAATTGATGAGGCCATGAGCTTTGCTGAGATGTTGAA ATTGGTCCAGACCATGGATTATTCTGTTATTGTATTTGATACTGCTCCCACTGGTCATACGCTCAGACTGTTGCAATTCCCAACGGTTTTAGAAAAGGGTCTTGCAAAAGTAATgtctttgaaaaataaattcgGTGGTTTGTTTAATCAG ATGACTCGTATGTTTGGCATGGGTGAGGATTTTGGAGATGATGCAATTCTTGGGAGGCTTGAAGGCATGAAGGATGTAATTGAACAAGTTAATAAGCAATTCAAAGATCCG GACATGACAACCTTCGTCTGTGTTTGTATTCCCGAATTCCTTTCTCTATATGAAACAGAAAGACTGGTTCAGGAACTTGCAAAGTTTGAAATTGACACCCACAATATCATCATTAATCAAGTAATCTTTGATGACGAAG ATGTTGAATCCAAGTTACTTAAGGCAAGAatgaaaatgcaaaagaaatatCAGGATCAGTTTTACATGTTGTATGATGACTTCAATATTACCAAGCTTCCATTGCTCCCAGAAGAG GTTACTGGGGTTGAAGCTCTGAAAGCGTTTTCTAGACATTTTACATCACCATATCAATCCTTAGCTAGTGGAGGAGACCATGTAGAACGGTTACAGCGCAAATTAGCAGCCCTACAACGACAGATACATGAGACTGAGGAAGAATTGGAGAGAAACAGAAGGGGCATCTAG
- the LOC108347712 gene encoding ATPase GET3A isoform X3: MEDVFCRYMVNERGVLLSQVFCLHNSKVKTNINLLVQTMDYSVIVFDTAPTGHTLRLLQFPTVLEKGLAKVMSLKNKFGGLFNQMTRMFGMGEDFGDDAILGRLEGMKDVIEQVNKQFKDPDMTTFVCVCIPEFLSLYETERLVQELAKFEIDTHNIIINQVIFDDEDVESKLLKARMKMQKKYQDQFYMLYDDFNITKLPLLPEEVTGVEALKAFSRHFTSPYQSLASGGDHVERLQRKLAALQRQIHETEEELERNRRGI, encoded by the exons ATGGAGGATG TATTCTGTAGGTATATGGTTAATGAGAGGGGAGTACTCCTATCGCAGGTATTCTGCCTTCATAATTCTAAGGTCAAAACGAACATAAACTT ATTGGTCCAGACCATGGATTATTCTGTTATTGTATTTGATACTGCTCCCACTGGTCATACGCTCAGACTGTTGCAATTCCCAACGGTTTTAGAAAAGGGTCTTGCAAAAGTAATgtctttgaaaaataaattcgGTGGTTTGTTTAATCAG ATGACTCGTATGTTTGGCATGGGTGAGGATTTTGGAGATGATGCAATTCTTGGGAGGCTTGAAGGCATGAAGGATGTAATTGAACAAGTTAATAAGCAATTCAAAGATCCG GACATGACAACCTTCGTCTGTGTTTGTATTCCCGAATTCCTTTCTCTATATGAAACAGAAAGACTGGTTCAGGAACTTGCAAAGTTTGAAATTGACACCCACAATATCATCATTAATCAAGTAATCTTTGATGACGAAG ATGTTGAATCCAAGTTACTTAAGGCAAGAatgaaaatgcaaaagaaatatCAGGATCAGTTTTACATGTTGTATGATGACTTCAATATTACCAAGCTTCCATTGCTCCCAGAAGAG GTTACTGGGGTTGAAGCTCTGAAAGCGTTTTCTAGACATTTTACATCACCATATCAATCCTTAGCTAGTGGAGGAGACCATGTAGAACGGTTACAGCGCAAATTAGCAGCCCTACAACGACAGATACATGAGACTGAGGAAGAATTGGAGAGAAACAGAAGGGGCATCTAG
- the LOC108347712 gene encoding ATPase GET3A isoform X6: MYSVGIWLMRGEYSYRRLVQTMDYSVIVFDTAPTGHTLRLLQFPTVLEKGLAKVMSLKNKFGGLFNQMTRMFGMGEDFGDDAILGRLEGMKDVIEQVNKQFKDPDMTTFVCVCIPEFLSLYETERLVQELAKFEIDTHNIIINQVIFDDEDVESKLLKARMKMQKKYQDQFYMLYDDFNITKLPLLPEEVTGVEALKAFSRHFTSPYQSLASGGDHVERLQRKLAALQRQIHETEEELERNRRGI; encoded by the exons ATG TATTCTGTAGGTATATGGTTAATGAGAGGGGAGTACTCCTATCGCAG ATTGGTCCAGACCATGGATTATTCTGTTATTGTATTTGATACTGCTCCCACTGGTCATACGCTCAGACTGTTGCAATTCCCAACGGTTTTAGAAAAGGGTCTTGCAAAAGTAATgtctttgaaaaataaattcgGTGGTTTGTTTAATCAG ATGACTCGTATGTTTGGCATGGGTGAGGATTTTGGAGATGATGCAATTCTTGGGAGGCTTGAAGGCATGAAGGATGTAATTGAACAAGTTAATAAGCAATTCAAAGATCCG GACATGACAACCTTCGTCTGTGTTTGTATTCCCGAATTCCTTTCTCTATATGAAACAGAAAGACTGGTTCAGGAACTTGCAAAGTTTGAAATTGACACCCACAATATCATCATTAATCAAGTAATCTTTGATGACGAAG ATGTTGAATCCAAGTTACTTAAGGCAAGAatgaaaatgcaaaagaaatatCAGGATCAGTTTTACATGTTGTATGATGACTTCAATATTACCAAGCTTCCATTGCTCCCAGAAGAG GTTACTGGGGTTGAAGCTCTGAAAGCGTTTTCTAGACATTTTACATCACCATATCAATCCTTAGCTAGTGGAGGAGACCATGTAGAACGGTTACAGCGCAAATTAGCAGCCCTACAACGACAGATACATGAGACTGAGGAAGAATTGGAGAGAAACAGAAGGGGCATCTAG
- the LOC108347712 gene encoding ATPase GET3A isoform X4, which produces MVNERGVLLSQVFCLHNSKVKTNINLLVQTMDYSVIVFDTAPTGHTLRLLQFPTVLEKGLAKVMSLKNKFGGLFNQMTRMFGMGEDFGDDAILGRLEGMKDVIEQVNKQFKDPDMTTFVCVCIPEFLSLYETERLVQELAKFEIDTHNIIINQVIFDDEDVESKLLKARMKMQKKYQDQFYMLYDDFNITKLPLLPEEVTGVEALKAFSRHFTSPYQSLASGGDHVERLQRKLAALQRQIHETEEELERNRRGI; this is translated from the exons ATGGTTAATGAGAGGGGAGTACTCCTATCGCAGGTATTCTGCCTTCATAATTCTAAGGTCAAAACGAACATAAACTT ATTGGTCCAGACCATGGATTATTCTGTTATTGTATTTGATACTGCTCCCACTGGTCATACGCTCAGACTGTTGCAATTCCCAACGGTTTTAGAAAAGGGTCTTGCAAAAGTAATgtctttgaaaaataaattcgGTGGTTTGTTTAATCAG ATGACTCGTATGTTTGGCATGGGTGAGGATTTTGGAGATGATGCAATTCTTGGGAGGCTTGAAGGCATGAAGGATGTAATTGAACAAGTTAATAAGCAATTCAAAGATCCG GACATGACAACCTTCGTCTGTGTTTGTATTCCCGAATTCCTTTCTCTATATGAAACAGAAAGACTGGTTCAGGAACTTGCAAAGTTTGAAATTGACACCCACAATATCATCATTAATCAAGTAATCTTTGATGACGAAG ATGTTGAATCCAAGTTACTTAAGGCAAGAatgaaaatgcaaaagaaatatCAGGATCAGTTTTACATGTTGTATGATGACTTCAATATTACCAAGCTTCCATTGCTCCCAGAAGAG GTTACTGGGGTTGAAGCTCTGAAAGCGTTTTCTAGACATTTTACATCACCATATCAATCCTTAGCTAGTGGAGGAGACCATGTAGAACGGTTACAGCGCAAATTAGCAGCCCTACAACGACAGATACATGAGACTGAGGAAGAATTGGAGAGAAACAGAAGGGGCATCTAG
- the LOC108347712 gene encoding ATPase GET3A isoform X5, giving the protein MRGEYSYRRLVQTMDYSVIVFDTAPTGHTLRLLQFPTVLEKGLAKVMSLKNKFGGLFNQMTRMFGMGEDFGDDAILGRLEGMKDVIEQVNKQFKDPDMTTFVCVCIPEFLSLYETERLVQELAKFEIDTHNIIINQVIFDDEDVESKLLKARMKMQKKYQDQFYMLYDDFNITKLPLLPEEVTGVEALKAFSRHFTSPYQSLASGGDHVERLQRKLAALQRQIHETEEELERNRRGI; this is encoded by the exons ATGAGAGGGGAGTACTCCTATCGCAG ATTGGTCCAGACCATGGATTATTCTGTTATTGTATTTGATACTGCTCCCACTGGTCATACGCTCAGACTGTTGCAATTCCCAACGGTTTTAGAAAAGGGTCTTGCAAAAGTAATgtctttgaaaaataaattcgGTGGTTTGTTTAATCAG ATGACTCGTATGTTTGGCATGGGTGAGGATTTTGGAGATGATGCAATTCTTGGGAGGCTTGAAGGCATGAAGGATGTAATTGAACAAGTTAATAAGCAATTCAAAGATCCG GACATGACAACCTTCGTCTGTGTTTGTATTCCCGAATTCCTTTCTCTATATGAAACAGAAAGACTGGTTCAGGAACTTGCAAAGTTTGAAATTGACACCCACAATATCATCATTAATCAAGTAATCTTTGATGACGAAG ATGTTGAATCCAAGTTACTTAAGGCAAGAatgaaaatgcaaaagaaatatCAGGATCAGTTTTACATGTTGTATGATGACTTCAATATTACCAAGCTTCCATTGCTCCCAGAAGAG GTTACTGGGGTTGAAGCTCTGAAAGCGTTTTCTAGACATTTTACATCACCATATCAATCCTTAGCTAGTGGAGGAGACCATGTAGAACGGTTACAGCGCAAATTAGCAGCCCTACAACGACAGATACATGAGACTGAGGAAGAATTGGAGAGAAACAGAAGGGGCATCTAG
- the LOC108347065 gene encoding ubiquitin-related modifier 1 homolog 2 produces MQLTLEFGGGLELLCDSKKIHNVNIEQHNGEGKLIMKDLLSWVRTNLIKERPEMFMKGDTVRPGVLVLVNDCDWELSGQLDTSLEEKDVVVFISTLHGG; encoded by the exons ATGCAGCTGACGCTTGAATTCGG TGGAGGATTGGAACTTCTTTGTGACTCTAAGAAGATTCATAATGTCAATATTGAGCAACATAATGGAGAAGGCAAG TTAATCATGAAAGATTTGCTTTCTTGGGTACGGACAAACTTGATTAAGGAGAGGCCTGAGATGTTCATGAAAGGAGACACTGT GAGACCTGGAGTTCTTGTCCTGGTGAATGACTGTGATTGGGAGCTAAGTGGTCAGCTGGACACATCACTCGAAGAGAAAGATGTGGTGGTTTTTATATCAACCCTGCATGGTGGTTAG
- the LOC108346931 gene encoding peroxisome biogenesis protein 16, whose translation MEAYKKWVRQNKEFVHSLESLANGLTWLLPERFSESEIGPEAVTTVLGIITALNEHIIDTAPKQNISGSVTPYSFPYPLWLSALKDLETLVEVVAQHYYGDDRKWNFLAVTEATKVLFRLSLFRKSGYKMLLQGGETPNDEEHSDSFTSQHIGLKPDVHHRPGYMKNNLGANPMNLEGRALSALVRFGENAKVSDPVRLHRVQHQQQTMELTTSRVDRPTLFTILSERGLRGTLLFIGEVLFISRPLVYVLFIRKYGIRSWTPWFFSLAIDCIGNSFLSLVTSSVVGGKEQVFHLSAPEKDEVKRRKLLFVLYLMRDPFFSKYTRQRLESTEKTLEPIPVIGFLTAKLVELMIGAQTRYTYMSGS comes from the exons ATGGAGGCTTACAAGAAATGGGTGAGGCAGAACAAAGAGTTTGTGCACTCCTTGGAGTCTTTGGCCAAT GGACTGACATGGCTTCTTCCGGAACGGTTTTCTGAATCAGAGATTGGACCAGAAGCAG TAACAACCGTTCTGGGTATCATCACAGCTCTCAATGAACACATAATTGATACTGCTCCTAAGCAAAATATTTCAGGCTCTGTTACGCCTTATTCATTTCCTTATCCATTATGGTTATCTGCATTAAAGGATTTGGAAACATTAGTTGAAGTTGTGGCACAACATTACTATGGTGATGATAGGAAATGGAATTTCCTTGCTGTTACTGAAGCAACCAA GGTACTGTTTCGGTTATCTTTATTTCGTAAGAGTGGATATAAGATGCTGCTACAAGGAGGTGAAACACCTAACGATGAGGAGCATTCAGATAGTTTTACTTCACAACATATAGGCTTAAAACCCGATGTTCATCATAGACCTggttatatgaaaaataatcttGGTGCAAACCCAATGAATCTTGAAGGAAGAGCACTATCTGCTTTGGTTAGATTTGGAGAAAATGCCAAGGTATCAGATCCAGTGAGATTACACCGAGTTCAACACCAACAACAAACTATGGAGCTTACAa CTTCAAGAGTAGATAGGCCTACACTTTTCACCATACTGTCAGAAAGGGGTCTGCGTGGGACTCTGCTTTTTATTGGAGAGGTTCTATTTATAAGCAGACCACtggtttatgttttatttattcgAAAATATGGTATTCGGTCATGGACCCCTTGGTTCTTTTCGCTGGCTATTGATTGCATAGGAAACAGTTTTCTTTCACTTGTTACATCATCAGTGGTTGGTGGGAAGGAGCAAGTGTTTCATCTGTCTGCTCCAGAAAAGGATGAG GTTAAACGACGAAAGCTGCTGTTTGTTCTTTACCTAATGAGAGATCCATTTTTCAGCAAGTACACTAG gCAAAGACTTGAAAGCACGGAGAAAACTTTGGAACCTATTCCTGTGATAGGTTTTCTTACAG CAAAACTTGTTGAGCTTATGATTGGAGCTCAAACACGATACACTTACATGTCAGGATCGTGA